The following proteins come from a genomic window of Nostoc sp. ATCC 53789:
- a CDS encoding glycosyltransferase family 4 protein, with amino-acid sequence MKNKPEDLASSSASILTLGLGWFPKNPGGLERYIYELTHKLAANKDQVELCGVGLPETELNLPIKLTNLASPDSAIWQRLWSIRTNFQKTRTNKPDAINLHFALYSFPLLDILPKGVPVTFNFHGPWASESQQEVVNKNLSLLIKHHLIEKNTYNRCDRFIVLSKAFGKILHDQYQVPWSKINIIPGGVDINWFQPNLSRQEACKQLGWPNNRRIIFTSRRLVHRTGVDKLLQALAIIKPRIPDVWLAIAGRGHIQAALQQQATELGLDDNIKFLGFLPDEQLPIAYQAAELTIMPSQSFEGFGLVIVESLACGTPVLCTPVGGMPEILSEFSPDLITTSTEASAIAEKLEQVLLGNIPTPSREACREYATTHYDWNQIAQQVRNVLLN; translated from the coding sequence GTGAAAAATAAACCAGAAGACTTAGCTTCATCATCTGCATCTATTCTCACATTGGGATTAGGCTGGTTTCCCAAAAATCCTGGAGGATTAGAAAGATATATATATGAACTAACTCATAAATTAGCAGCCAATAAAGACCAGGTTGAATTATGCGGAGTTGGTCTACCAGAGACTGAACTAAATTTACCGATTAAGCTAACTAACTTGGCTTCTCCCGATAGCGCTATTTGGCAAAGATTATGGTCTATTCGCACAAACTTTCAGAAAACAAGAACAAATAAACCAGATGCCATTAATCTACACTTTGCATTATATAGCTTTCCACTTTTAGATATTTTACCAAAGGGAGTACCAGTTACTTTTAATTTTCATGGCCCTTGGGCTTCTGAAAGTCAACAAGAGGTAGTTAATAAGAATCTTAGTCTTTTGATTAAGCATCACCTAATAGAAAAAAACACATATAATCGCTGCGATCGCTTCATTGTATTAAGCAAAGCATTTGGTAAAATTCTACATGATCAATATCAAGTACCGTGGAGCAAAATTAATATTATTCCCGGTGGAGTTGATATCAACTGGTTTCAGCCAAATTTATCACGCCAGGAGGCTTGTAAACAGCTAGGCTGGCCAAATAATCGCCGGATTATATTTACATCGCGCCGTTTAGTGCATCGAACGGGAGTTGATAAATTATTACAAGCTTTGGCTATAATTAAGCCCAGAATACCAGATGTTTGGCTAGCGATCGCAGGTCGTGGTCACATCCAAGCTGCACTACAACAACAGGCTACAGAATTAGGATTAGACGACAACATTAAATTTTTAGGTTTTCTCCCTGATGAGCAATTACCTATAGCTTATCAAGCTGCGGAATTGACTATAATGCCTAGTCAATCTTTTGAAGGCTTTGGATTAGTAATAGTCGAATCTCTAGCCTGTGGTACTCCTGTTTTATGTACCCCAGTTGGCGGAATGCCAGAAATTTTGTCAGAGTTTTCACCTGATTTAATTACGACTTCAACAGAAGCCTCAGCTATTGCTGAAAAATTAGAACAAGTGCTTTTGGGAAACATTCCCACACCTTCACGAGAAGCCTGTCGTGAGTACGCGACTACACACTACGACTGGAATCAAATTGCTCAACAAGTGCGAAATGTTCTATTAAATTAA
- a CDS encoding aspartoacylase encodes MSEIKRVAIVGGNHGNELTGVYLVKKFQQYPNLINRTTFETLPLLGNLKAIEEGKRYIDRDLNRCFTNQGLQNPQLSSYEDTRAKAIQQVLQPQNQPFVDVIVDLHSTTANMGLSLIFCDLNPFLLRLAAYLSSINPMVKIFVNQQSKEGGFLRSLCELGFVIEVGAVAQNILNAELFQQTEQLIYAILDYFEGCNQGNIPQTSSQLTLYQYIETIDYPRSDAYGGLQSGEIQAMIHPQLQFRDYEPLNPGDPMFLTFAGKDIFYEGESTVYPIFINEAAYYEKGIAMYLSQKLQEIV; translated from the coding sequence ATGAGTGAGATTAAACGAGTTGCGATCGTTGGAGGAAACCACGGTAATGAGTTAACAGGAGTATATCTAGTCAAAAAGTTTCAGCAGTATCCAAATTTAATCAACAGGACAACTTTTGAAACTCTGCCATTACTTGGCAATCTTAAAGCTATTGAAGAAGGTAAACGATACATTGACAGAGATTTAAACCGTTGCTTCACCAATCAAGGTTTACAAAATCCTCAACTCTCAAGTTATGAAGATACGCGCGCGAAAGCAATCCAACAAGTACTGCAACCGCAAAATCAGCCATTTGTAGATGTAATTGTTGATTTGCACAGCACAACTGCCAACATGGGGTTAAGTCTGATTTTTTGCGATCTGAATCCTTTCTTACTTCGGTTAGCTGCTTATTTAAGTTCTATCAATCCGATGGTAAAGATTTTTGTAAATCAGCAATCTAAAGAAGGTGGTTTTCTTCGTTCTTTGTGCGAATTGGGTTTTGTTATCGAAGTTGGTGCTGTGGCTCAGAATATTTTAAATGCCGAATTATTTCAGCAAACAGAGCAGCTTATTTATGCAATTTTAGACTATTTTGAAGGGTGCAATCAAGGTAATATTCCGCAGACAAGCAGCCAGCTTACACTCTATCAATATATTGAGACTATCGATTATCCGAGAAGCGATGCTTACGGCGGGCTGCAAAGTGGGGAGATTCAAGCCATGATTCATCCCCAGCTTCAGTTTAGAGACTATGAACCTCTGAATCCAGGCGATCCAATGTTTCTGACTTTTGCAGGAAAAGATATTTTCTATGAGGGAGAGTCTACTGTTTATCCTATTTTTATTAATGAAGCTGCTTACTACGAGAAAGGAATTGCGATGTATCTTAGTCAAAAGTTGCAAGAGATAGTTTAA
- a CDS encoding AGE family epimerase/isomerase: protein MEYNFQALAELYKNALLNDVLPFWEKYSLDWQQGGYFTCLDREGKIYDTDKFIWLQNRQVWTFSMLYNQLEKRENWLKIASNGANFLAQHGRDSDGNWYFALTREGKPLVEPYNIFSDCFAAMAFSKYALAGGEEWAKDVAMQAYNNVLRRKDNPKGKYNKTYPGTRLMKSLAVPMILANLTLEMEWLLPKETLENVLAETVREVMTDFLDPERGLMYENVAPDGSHIDCFEGRLINPGHGIEAMWFIMDIAHRKNDTKTINQAVDVVLNILNFAWDSEYGGLYYFMDADGHPPQQLEWDQKLWWVHLESLVALAMGYRLTGREVCWEWYQKMHDYTWSHFADSEYGEWFGYLNRRGEVLLNLKGGKWKGCFHVPRALYLCWQQFEALK, encoded by the coding sequence ATGGAGTATAATTTTCAAGCACTCGCTGAACTTTACAAAAACGCCCTCCTCAATGACGTACTCCCATTTTGGGAAAAATATTCTCTCGATTGGCAACAAGGCGGCTATTTCACTTGCCTAGATCGCGAGGGCAAAATTTATGATACAGACAAATTCATCTGGCTGCAAAACCGCCAAGTATGGACTTTTTCCATGCTTTACAACCAGCTAGAAAAACGCGAAAACTGGCTAAAAATTGCCAGCAATGGCGCTAATTTTCTTGCCCAACATGGTAGAGATAGTGATGGTAACTGGTACTTTGCTCTCACCCGTGAAGGAAAACCACTGGTTGAGCCTTACAACATCTTTTCTGATTGCTTTGCAGCGATGGCATTTAGTAAATATGCACTTGCTGGAGGCGAAGAATGGGCAAAAGATGTGGCAATGCAGGCTTATAACAACGTTTTACGCCGTAAAGATAACCCGAAAGGCAAATATAATAAAACCTATCCCGGCACACGCCTGATGAAATCATTGGCTGTACCAATGATTTTAGCCAACCTGACTCTAGAAATGGAATGGCTGCTACCAAAAGAAACCCTAGAAAATGTCCTAGCTGAGACTGTCCGTGAAGTGATGACCGATTTTCTCGACCCAGAACGGGGACTAATGTACGAAAATGTTGCCCCTGACGGTTCCCACATAGATTGTTTTGAGGGACGGCTAATTAACCCTGGTCACGGTATCGAAGCTATGTGGTTTATCATGGATATCGCCCACCGGAAAAACGACACCAAAACTATTAACCAAGCTGTTGATGTGGTGCTAAATATCCTAAATTTTGCTTGGGATAGCGAGTACGGCGGATTGTATTACTTTATGGATGCAGACGGTCATCCTCCACAACAATTGGAATGGGATCAAAAATTGTGGTGGGTTCACCTAGAGTCTTTGGTCGCATTAGCAATGGGCTATCGCCTAACAGGGCGTGAGGTATGTTGGGAATGGTATCAAAAGATGCACGATTATACCTGGTCACACTTTGCCGATTCAGAGTACGGTGAGTGGTTTGGCTATCTCAATCGACGAGGGGAAGTATTGTTAAACCTCAAAGGTGGCAAATGGAAAGGATGTTTTCACGTACCGCGTGCATTGTATCTTTGCTGGCAGCAGTTTGAGGCATTAAAGTAA